A region of Nocardioides alkalitolerans DNA encodes the following proteins:
- a CDS encoding FGGY family carbohydrate kinase has product MVYTNYRPPEELPMHVLAIDQGTSGTKAVVVAPDGTALAAAEVAHAPRHLADGGVEHDPAVIWQAVVDTGRRALAAAALPDGALAGVALANQGETVLAWDRATGTPLSPAIVWQDRRAAGVTDALRAQGAEDEVARRTGLVLDPYFSAPKLRWLRDHVTRDGVVTTLDTWLVHRLCGAFVTDVSTAGRSMLTTLDDPTAWDPDLLALLGLDGEELPAIVASDDVVGTTDVFGPRVPVTGLVVDQQAALLAQGCWDAGTVKCTFGTGAFLLAQTGTTPVLSSSGLTTSPAWRLRDETRFCVDGQVYTAASAVDWLAGLGVLGSASEVDAVAADDAGGVQFVPALTGLAAPWWQPGATASLTGLRLGTGRGEVVRAVVEGVAASVAHLLEAVRRDGAPVASLRVDGGLTRSRVLVQTLADRAQVPVEVHPSAHATPLGAAVAARLGLEAALTPGEALPRVVPRHVIHPTWSPDRAASEQQRWHDAAALVARTERTEHP; this is encoded by the coding sequence ATGGTATATACCAACTACCGACCACCCGAGGAGCTGCCGATGCACGTGCTCGCGATCGACCAGGGCACGTCCGGCACCAAGGCCGTCGTGGTCGCTCCCGACGGCACCGCCCTCGCTGCTGCCGAGGTCGCCCACGCCCCGCGCCACCTCGCGGACGGCGGCGTCGAGCACGACCCCGCGGTGATCTGGCAGGCGGTCGTCGACACCGGTCGACGCGCACTCGCCGCGGCCGCCCTGCCCGACGGCGCCCTCGCGGGCGTGGCGCTGGCCAACCAGGGCGAGACCGTGCTGGCCTGGGACCGCGCGACCGGCACCCCCCTGTCCCCCGCGATCGTCTGGCAGGACCGACGGGCCGCCGGCGTCACCGACGCGTTGCGGGCCCAGGGGGCGGAGGACGAGGTCGCGCGCCGTACCGGCCTCGTGCTCGACCCCTACTTCTCCGCCCCCAAGCTGCGCTGGCTCCGCGACCACGTCACGCGCGACGGCGTCGTGACGACGCTGGACACCTGGCTGGTGCACCGCCTGTGCGGCGCGTTCGTCACGGACGTCTCCACCGCGGGCCGCTCCATGCTCACCACCCTGGACGACCCGACGGCCTGGGACCCCGACCTCCTCGCCCTCCTCGGCCTCGACGGCGAGGAGCTGCCCGCGATCGTCGCCAGCGACGACGTCGTCGGCACGACCGACGTCTTCGGCCCCCGCGTGCCCGTCACCGGCCTCGTCGTGGACCAGCAGGCGGCGCTCCTCGCGCAGGGCTGCTGGGACGCCGGCACGGTGAAGTGCACCTTCGGCACGGGGGCCTTCCTGCTGGCGCAGACCGGTACGACGCCGGTGCTGTCGTCGAGCGGACTGACCACCTCGCCGGCCTGGCGGCTGCGCGACGAGACGCGGTTCTGCGTCGACGGGCAGGTCTACACGGCCGCCTCGGCGGTCGACTGGCTCGCCGGTCTCGGCGTGCTGGGCAGCGCCAGCGAGGTCGACGCCGTGGCGGCCGACGACGCGGGCGGGGTGCAGTTCGTTCCCGCGCTCACCGGTCTCGCTGCCCCCTGGTGGCAGCCCGGCGCGACGGCGTCGCTCACCGGGCTGCGCCTCGGGACCGGTCGCGGCGAGGTGGTGCGCGCCGTCGTCGAGGGCGTCGCCGCCTCCGTCGCCCACCTGCTCGAGGCCGTCCGCCGCGACGGCGCCCCCGTGGCGAGCCTGCGCGTCGACGGCGGTCTGACCCGCTCCCGCGTGCTCGTCCAGACGCTCGCCGACCGGGCGCAGGTGCCCGTCGAGGTCCACCCCTCCGCGCACGCCACCCCGCTGGGCGCGGCGGTCGCGGCCCGCCTCGGTCTCGAGGCCGCTCTCACGCCCGGCGAGGCGCTCCCCCGCGTCGTACCGCGCCATGTCATCCACCCCACCTGGTCCCCCGACCGGGCCGCCTCCGAGCAGCAGCGCTGGCACGACGCCGCCGCGCTCGTGGCCCGCACCGAACGAACGGAGCACCCGTGA
- a CDS encoding TetR family transcriptional regulator gives MAEGRKRTYDNSRRSAQARLTRAEIHRAAFRLFGEQGYAATSLPQIAAAAGVSVETVRKMGPKSGLLDGAREVAVFDESGVDDVLDTAFLRSVAAQEDLAGAVDVLVDFYGTSNQRAAAFWQAWRAAAAGDPVVAAAWEREMASAHGAFRTGIEYAAGRGWLREDVSVEELAATLWVLAASETYTRLTVDAGFSDEAYRSWLRRMLFEQLAPR, from the coding sequence GTGGCCGAGGGGAGAAAACGCACCTACGACAACTCGCGCCGCAGCGCCCAGGCCAGGCTGACACGGGCCGAGATCCACCGGGCCGCCTTCCGGCTGTTCGGCGAGCAGGGGTACGCGGCCACCTCCCTGCCCCAGATCGCCGCCGCCGCCGGCGTGTCGGTCGAGACCGTCCGCAAGATGGGGCCCAAGAGCGGCCTGCTCGACGGCGCGCGCGAGGTCGCCGTCTTCGACGAGAGCGGCGTCGACGACGTGCTCGACACGGCGTTCCTCCGCTCGGTCGCCGCACAGGAGGACCTCGCCGGTGCGGTCGACGTGCTCGTCGACTTCTACGGGACGTCCAACCAGCGCGCCGCCGCCTTCTGGCAGGCGTGGCGCGCCGCCGCGGCCGGTGACCCGGTGGTGGCCGCCGCCTGGGAGCGCGAGATGGCGTCGGCGCACGGGGCGTTCCGCACGGGCATCGAGTACGCCGCGGGCCGCGGCTGGCTGCGGGAGGACGTGTCGGTCGAGGAGCTCGCCGCGACGCTCTGGGTGCTCGCCGCCAGCGAGACCTACACGCGCCTGACGGTCGACGCGGGGTTCAGCGACGAGGCCTACCGATCGTGGCTGCGCCGGATGCTGTTCGAGCAGCTCGCGCCCCGCTGA
- a CDS encoding SulP family inorganic anion transporter: MSNAPALAAQGAPTVRAALRSPRLLRTEVLAGLVVALALIPEAISFSIIAGVDPRVGLFASFTMAVAISFLGGRPAMISAATGAVALVIAPVMRDHGFDYLIATVLLAGVLQVVLALLGVARLMRFVPRSVMVGFVNALAILIFVAQLEHLVDVPWAVYPMTAVGIALIAGLPRVSSVVPAPLVAIVALTAFTVVGSVGMPDVGDQGRLPDSLPSWFVPDVPWTPATLEIIAPYALAMALVGLLESLLTAKLVDDITDTGSDKTREAWGQGAANVVTGFFGGMGGCAMIGQTMINVKVSGARTRLSTFLAGVFLLVLVVGFGDVVALIPMAALVAVMIMVCVGTFDWHSVRPATLRRMPLSETTVMVATVVVTVWTHNLAIGVGVGVLVAMVLFARRVAHLTATERVVEGGTASYRVTGELFFASSNDLTTQFAYAEDPARVVIDLSAARVWDASSVAALDAITTKYERRGTTVEIVGLDGASADRHERLSGRLGEH, from the coding sequence GTGTCGAACGCGCCTGCCCTCGCCGCCCAGGGCGCGCCCACCGTGCGCGCCGCCCTGCGCTCGCCGCGGCTGCTGCGGACCGAGGTGCTCGCCGGCCTGGTCGTGGCGCTCGCGCTCATCCCCGAGGCCATCTCCTTCTCCATCATCGCGGGCGTCGACCCGCGGGTCGGGCTGTTCGCGTCGTTCACGATGGCCGTCGCGATCTCGTTCCTCGGCGGTCGGCCCGCGATGATCTCGGCCGCCACGGGGGCGGTCGCCCTGGTGATCGCGCCCGTGATGCGGGACCACGGCTTCGATTACCTGATCGCGACCGTGCTGCTCGCCGGGGTGCTGCAGGTCGTGCTCGCGCTGCTCGGGGTGGCGCGGTTGATGCGGTTCGTGCCGCGCTCGGTGATGGTCGGGTTCGTCAACGCGCTGGCCATCCTCATCTTCGTGGCGCAGCTCGAGCACCTCGTCGACGTGCCGTGGGCGGTCTACCCGATGACGGCCGTCGGGATCGCCCTCATCGCGGGGCTACCCCGCGTGAGCTCGGTGGTGCCGGCCCCGCTCGTCGCGATCGTGGCGCTGACGGCGTTCACGGTCGTCGGCTCGGTGGGGATGCCCGACGTGGGCGACCAGGGCCGGCTGCCCGACAGCCTGCCGTCGTGGTTCGTGCCCGACGTGCCGTGGACGCCGGCCACGCTCGAGATCATCGCGCCGTACGCGCTGGCCATGGCGCTCGTCGGCCTGCTGGAGTCGCTGCTGACCGCGAAGCTGGTCGACGACATCACCGACACCGGCTCCGACAAGACCCGCGAGGCGTGGGGCCAGGGCGCGGCCAACGTGGTCACGGGCTTCTTCGGCGGCATGGGCGGCTGCGCCATGATCGGCCAGACGATGATCAACGTGAAGGTCTCGGGCGCCCGCACGCGGCTCTCGACCTTCCTGGCGGGCGTCTTCCTGCTCGTGCTGGTCGTCGGGTTCGGCGACGTCGTGGCGCTCATCCCGATGGCGGCGCTCGTGGCCGTGATGATCATGGTCTGCGTCGGGACCTTCGACTGGCACAGCGTGCGGCCCGCGACCCTGCGCCGGATGCCCCTGTCGGAGACGACGGTCATGGTGGCCACCGTCGTGGTGACGGTCTGGACCCACAACCTCGCGATCGGCGTCGGCGTCGGCGTGCTGGTGGCGATGGTGCTGTTCGCCCGGCGGGTGGCGCACCTGACGGCGACCGAGCGGGTGGTGGAGGGCGGCACCGCGTCGTACCGCGTCACCGGTGAGCTGTTCTTCGCCTCCAGCAACGACCTGACGACGCAGTTCGCCTACGCGGAGGACCCCGCCCGGGTCGTCATCGACCTCAGCGCCGCGCGCGTCTGGGACGCGTCGTCGGTGGCGGCGCTGGACGCGATCACGACGAAGTACGAACGCCGCGGGACGACGGTCGAGATCGTCGGGCTCGACGGGGCGAGCGCCGATCGGCACGAGCGGCTGTCGGGGCGGCTCGGGGAGCACTGA
- a CDS encoding NAD(P)/FAD-dependent oxidoreductase — MSTPSSADAPRRVDVAVIGGGVVGSAIARRLAGTDLSVAIVEARSDVGDGTSKANTAILHTGFDASPGTVESRLVAEGYHLLGEFAEATGIPVERTGALLVAWSEEELAALPGLREKARKNGYDACEIVSAAEVHDAVPSLGPGALGGLTVPGESIICTWSTTIALATDAVARGAEVLLEHRVTAVDATTDGSVLRTTGGDVHARWVVNAAGLHADTIDGLFGHDRFTVTPRRGELFVFDKLARPLAPLIVLPVPSSRGKGVLVSPTVYGNVMLGPTAEDLDDKTATGTTADGFAFLRAKGERIMPTLFDEEVTTTYAGLRAAVPGGDYLLERDDEQHYVLVGGIRSTGLTACIAIAEHVAGLLADGGLDVGLRDELPAPPRIPNIGEAGLRPYADAERIAADPAYGHVVCFCERVTAGEVRDAFDSAIPPRDMDGLRRRTRLMNGRCQGFFCGADAQAALETCGASLLAGADR; from the coding sequence GTGAGCACCCCCTCCTCCGCAGACGCGCCCCGCCGCGTCGACGTCGCCGTCATCGGCGGCGGCGTCGTCGGGTCGGCGATCGCCCGCCGCCTGGCGGGCACCGACCTGAGCGTCGCGATCGTCGAGGCCCGCAGCGACGTCGGCGACGGCACCAGCAAGGCCAACACCGCGATCCTCCACACAGGCTTCGACGCGAGCCCGGGCACGGTGGAGTCACGGCTGGTCGCCGAGGGCTACCACCTCCTCGGCGAGTTCGCCGAGGCGACCGGCATCCCGGTCGAGCGCACCGGCGCGCTGCTCGTCGCCTGGAGCGAGGAGGAGCTCGCGGCCCTGCCGGGGCTGCGGGAGAAGGCGCGGAAGAACGGGTACGACGCGTGCGAGATCGTCTCCGCCGCGGAGGTCCACGACGCCGTGCCCTCGCTCGGCCCGGGGGCGCTCGGCGGGCTCACCGTGCCCGGCGAGTCGATCATCTGCACCTGGTCGACGACCATCGCGCTGGCGACCGACGCGGTGGCCCGCGGCGCCGAGGTGCTGCTGGAGCACCGGGTGACCGCCGTGGACGCGACGACCGACGGCAGCGTGCTGCGCACCACCGGCGGCGACGTGCACGCCCGCTGGGTGGTCAACGCGGCCGGGCTGCACGCCGACACGATCGACGGGCTCTTCGGGCACGACCGCTTCACGGTGACGCCGCGGCGCGGGGAGCTGTTCGTGTTCGACAAGCTGGCCCGGCCGCTGGCGCCGCTCATCGTGCTGCCCGTGCCGTCGTCGCGGGGCAAGGGCGTGCTGGTGAGCCCGACCGTCTACGGCAACGTCATGCTCGGTCCCACCGCCGAGGACCTCGACGACAAGACGGCGACCGGCACCACTGCGGACGGGTTCGCCTTCCTGCGCGCGAAGGGCGAGCGGATCATGCCGACGCTCTTCGACGAGGAGGTGACGACGACCTACGCCGGCCTCCGGGCCGCCGTGCCCGGCGGCGACTACCTGCTGGAGCGGGACGACGAGCAGCACTACGTGCTCGTGGGCGGCATCCGCTCGACGGGCCTGACGGCCTGCATCGCGATCGCCGAGCACGTCGCCGGGCTGCTCGCCGACGGCGGCCTCGACGTCGGGCTCCGCGACGAGCTGCCCGCGCCGCCGCGCATCCCCAACATCGGCGAGGCCGGCCTGCGGCCCTACGCCGACGCCGAGCGGATCGCCGCCGACCCGGCCTACGGCCACGTCGTCTGCTTCTGCGAGCGCGTCACGGCGGGCGAGGTGCGGGACGCGTTCGACTCGGCGATCCCGCCCCGCGACATGGACGGTCTCCGTCGGCGTACCCGCCTCATGAACGGCCGCTGCCAGGGCTTCTTCTGCGGCGCCGACGCCCAGGCCGCGCTCGAGACGTGCGGCGCCAGCCTTCTCGCAGGAGCCGACCGATGA
- a CDS encoding ethanolamine ammonia-lyase subunit EutB, with translation MTVFRQTLGPTTYTFGHLVELMAKASPRRSGDELAGCAAETDAERAAAQWALADVPLDLFLTELLVPAETDDVTRLVLEQHDAAAYRQISHLTVGGLRDWLLDTVTRDDAADRLAGIRWALTPEMVAAVSKLMRNQDLVTVARAVQVTTAFRTTVGLPGRLSTRLQPNHPTDDPRGITAATLDGLLLGAGDAVIGINPATDSPQAVSDLLHLLDDVRQRYEIPTQSCVLTHVTTSIGLIEAGAPVDLVFQSIAGTQGANEGFGVTIDLLREANEAARSLRRGTVGDNVMYLETGQGSVLSADAHLGTEGRPVDQQTLEARAYAVARDLDPFLINTVVGFIGPEYLYDGKQVVRAGLEDHFCAKLLGLQMGADVCYTNHTEADQDDMDVLLTLLAAARVGFVICVPGADDVMLGYQSLGFHDALYARDLFGTRPAPEFEEWLTRCGLMSESGRVLPVDPSTSVLRTLGAGA, from the coding sequence GTGACCGTGTTCCGACAGACCCTCGGGCCGACGACGTACACCTTCGGCCACCTCGTCGAGCTCATGGCGAAGGCCTCGCCACGCCGCTCGGGCGACGAGCTCGCCGGGTGCGCGGCGGAGACCGACGCCGAGCGGGCCGCCGCGCAGTGGGCGCTGGCCGACGTGCCGCTCGACCTCTTCCTCACCGAGCTGCTCGTCCCCGCCGAGACCGACGACGTCACGCGCCTCGTCCTCGAGCAGCACGACGCCGCGGCGTACCGGCAGATCTCCCACCTCACCGTCGGCGGCCTGCGGGACTGGCTCCTCGACACCGTCACCCGCGACGACGCCGCCGACCGGCTCGCCGGCATCCGCTGGGCTCTGACGCCCGAGATGGTCGCCGCGGTCAGCAAGCTGATGCGCAACCAGGACCTCGTCACCGTCGCGCGGGCCGTGCAGGTGACGACGGCGTTCCGCACGACGGTCGGCCTCCCGGGCCGGCTGTCGACCCGGCTGCAGCCCAACCACCCGACCGACGACCCCCGCGGCATCACCGCGGCCACCCTCGACGGGCTCCTCCTCGGCGCCGGCGACGCCGTCATCGGCATCAACCCGGCCACCGACTCGCCCCAGGCCGTCAGCGACCTGCTGCACCTGCTCGACGACGTGCGCCAGCGCTACGAGATCCCCACCCAGTCGTGCGTCCTCACCCACGTCACCACGTCGATCGGGCTCATCGAGGCGGGCGCCCCGGTCGACCTCGTCTTCCAGTCCATCGCGGGCACGCAGGGTGCCAACGAGGGCTTCGGTGTCACGATCGACCTGCTCCGCGAGGCCAACGAGGCTGCGCGCTCGCTGCGGCGCGGCACCGTCGGCGACAACGTCATGTACCTCGAGACCGGCCAGGGCTCCGTGCTCTCCGCGGACGCGCACCTCGGCACCGAGGGCCGTCCCGTCGACCAGCAGACCCTGGAGGCCCGGGCGTACGCCGTGGCCCGTGACCTCGACCCGTTCCTCATCAACACGGTGGTGGGGTTCATCGGCCCGGAGTACCTCTACGACGGCAAGCAGGTCGTGCGCGCCGGGCTCGAGGACCACTTCTGCGCCAAGCTGCTGGGCCTGCAGATGGGCGCCGACGTCTGCTACACCAACCACACCGAGGCCGACCAGGACGACATGGACGTGCTGCTCACGCTGCTGGCCGCGGCCCGCGTCGGCTTCGTCATCTGCGTGCCGGGCGCCGACGACGTGATGCTGGGCTACCAGAGCCTCGGCTTCCACGACGCCCTCTACGCCCGCGACCTGTTCGGCACGCGCCCCGCGCCCGAGTTCGAGGAGTGGCTCACCCGCTGCGGCCTCATGTCGGAGAGCGGTCGCGTCCTGCCCGTGGACCCGAGCACCTCGGTGCTCCGCACGCTGGGAGCGGGCGCATGA
- a CDS encoding haloacid dehalogenase-like hydrolase has product MDHQQPPPHHAVFDFDGVLVRRDSTVELLRRRFRRRPWLLPLALGPLTAYAATVATPPLQAPASRVVVRAALAGTTRARVEASGRALGAELAGDDRWRVDAAVAALRTHLAEGAVTVVSAGLDITVRAYLDALDLHDVAVVASRLDGRLGGVHLTDHTYGAAKVVRAAAAGLHRWDVAYTDAASDFPLLAPARRRVLVNARPSVVAAARLRWPDVEVVTW; this is encoded by the coding sequence GTGGACCACCAGCAGCCCCCGCCGCACCATGCCGTGTTCGACTTCGACGGGGTGCTGGTGCGGCGCGACTCGACGGTCGAGCTGCTGCGCCGCCGCTTCCGCCGCCGGCCGTGGCTCCTGCCGCTCGCGCTCGGGCCGCTGACCGCGTACGCCGCGACCGTCGCCACCCCGCCGCTCCAGGCGCCCGCGTCCCGGGTGGTCGTGCGGGCCGCGCTGGCCGGCACGACCCGCGCCCGCGTCGAGGCGTCGGGCCGCGCCCTGGGCGCCGAGCTCGCCGGCGACGACCGGTGGCGCGTCGACGCCGCCGTCGCGGCCCTCCGCACCCACCTCGCCGAGGGCGCCGTCACCGTCGTCTCGGCGGGCCTCGACATCACGGTCCGCGCTTATCTCGACGCCCTCGACCTCCACGACGTCGCCGTCGTCGCGTCCCGTCTCGACGGGCGGCTCGGCGGGGTGCACCTCACCGACCACACGTACGGCGCGGCGAAGGTCGTGCGCGCCGCCGCGGCGGGGCTGCACCGCTGGGACGTGGCCTACACCGACGCCGCCTCCGACTTCCCGCTGCTCGCCCCGGCGCGCCGCCGGGTGCTCGTCAACGCCCGTCCCTCGGTCGTCGCGGCCGCCCGCCTCCGCTGGCCCGACGTCGAGGTCGTCACCTGGTGA
- a CDS encoding GntR family transcriptional regulator, producing the protein MPSTASSPSPRGSVPRYAEIAADLRRRIVEEELAPHTLVPSERELSELHGVSRMTARHALTVLANEGYVYRRTPRGTFVAEQRHVFRIGSFSREVERGGKTPTAVVLSAEVGEADTAAATALGLVPGAPVHVVRRRRSADAEPIALETSVFPVALTPHLLEADLTGSLWELLAATYGVVVTTARATLASVVLDDESCRLLDAVAATPGTRLERSAYDADGRCVEFARDVYRSDRAVFEVEADVTR; encoded by the coding sequence GTGCCGTCGACCGCGTCCTCCCCGTCCCCGCGCGGGAGCGTGCCGCGGTACGCCGAGATAGCCGCTGACCTGCGCCGACGCATCGTCGAGGAGGAGCTCGCGCCCCACACGCTCGTGCCCTCCGAGCGCGAGCTGTCCGAGCTCCACGGGGTGTCGCGGATGACGGCCCGCCACGCCCTCACGGTCCTCGCGAACGAGGGCTACGTCTACCGCCGCACCCCCCGCGGCACCTTCGTCGCCGAGCAGCGGCACGTCTTCCGCATCGGCAGCTTCAGCCGCGAGGTCGAGCGGGGCGGCAAGACCCCGACGGCCGTCGTGCTCTCCGCCGAGGTGGGGGAGGCGGACACGGCGGCCGCCACCGCGCTCGGCCTGGTCCCGGGCGCCCCCGTGCACGTCGTGCGCCGCCGCCGCAGCGCCGACGCCGAGCCCATCGCGCTCGAGACCTCCGTCTTCCCCGTGGCACTGACTCCCCACCTCCTCGAGGCGGACCTGACGGGCTCGCTGTGGGAGCTGCTCGCCGCGACGTACGGCGTGGTGGTCACCACCGCGCGCGCCACCCTGGCCTCCGTCGTGCTCGACGACGAGTCGTGCCGGCTGCTCGACGCGGTCGCGGCGACGCCGGGCACGCGGTTGGAGCGGTCGGCGTACGACGCGGACGGGCGCTGCGTGGAGTTCGCGCGCGACGTCTACCGCTCCGACCGTGCCGTGTTCGAGGTGGAGGCCGACGTCACCAGGTGA
- a CDS encoding FAD-dependent oxidoreductase encodes MTVPATAPATAPLTRADVVVVGGGPSGLTAAAALAEALGPDATVLVLDREREAGGIPRHSDHTGYGIRDLHRVLRGPAYARVLVDRAREAGVVVETRAMVTGWAGERAVEVTAPTGRRVVEAGAVVLATGARERARPARHIPGDRPAGVLTTGQLQNLVHLHHRPVGERAVVIGGELVSWSAVMTLREAGCRTVAMVTEHERSESYAAFRLLGRLALRVPVLPRSRVVAIEGRGRVTGVVVEDRDGSRRTVPCDVVVTTGDWIPDHELARSGGLELDRGTRGPLVDAALRTTAPGVFAVGNLLHPVDTADVAAIDGRQVVPAVLEWLGREAAPSSLSGVRLRVEAPLRWVAPQVVDPSGPAPARGRLLLWTDAWAERPRVEAVQDGRVVGTRRLPWPAAPGRVFRVPSAILDAARPDGGDVTLRLA; translated from the coding sequence ATGACCGTCCCTGCCACCGCACCAGCCACCGCACCGCTCACCCGGGCCGACGTCGTCGTCGTGGGGGGCGGCCCCTCGGGCCTCACCGCGGCCGCCGCGCTCGCCGAGGCCCTCGGTCCCGACGCGACGGTGCTCGTGCTCGACCGCGAGCGCGAGGCCGGGGGCATCCCGCGGCACAGCGACCACACGGGCTACGGGATCCGCGACCTCCACCGCGTCCTGCGCGGACCGGCGTACGCCCGGGTGCTCGTCGACCGCGCCCGCGAGGCCGGTGTCGTCGTCGAGACCCGCGCGATGGTGACCGGCTGGGCGGGCGAGCGGGCGGTGGAGGTCACCGCGCCGACGGGCCGCCGCGTCGTCGAGGCCGGGGCGGTCGTGCTCGCCACCGGCGCCCGCGAGCGGGCCCGACCGGCGCGCCACATCCCCGGCGACCGACCCGCCGGGGTGCTGACGACCGGGCAGCTGCAGAACCTCGTCCACCTCCACCACCGCCCCGTCGGGGAGCGCGCGGTCGTCATCGGCGGCGAGCTCGTCAGCTGGTCGGCCGTCATGACGCTCCGCGAGGCCGGCTGCCGCACCGTCGCCATGGTCACCGAGCACGAGCGCTCGGAGTCGTACGCCGCGTTCCGCCTCCTCGGCCGCCTCGCCCTCCGCGTACCGGTCCTCCCCCGCAGCCGCGTCGTCGCCATCGAGGGCCGCGGTCGCGTGACCGGCGTCGTGGTGGAGGACCGGGACGGGTCGCGCCGTACCGTCCCCTGCGATGTCGTCGTCACCACCGGTGACTGGATCCCCGACCACGAGCTCGCCCGCAGCGGTGGTCTCGAGCTCGACCGGGGCACGCGGGGCCCGCTGGTCGACGCCGCGCTCCGCACCACCGCACCGGGCGTGTTCGCCGTCGGCAACCTGCTCCACCCCGTCGACACCGCCGACGTCGCGGCGATCGACGGGCGGCAGGTCGTGCCGGCGGTGCTCGAGTGGCTGGGGCGAGAGGCAGCTCCATCCTCGCTGTCCGGCGTGCGTCTCCGGGTCGAGGCACCGCTGCGCTGGGTGGCGCCGCAGGTGGTCGACCCCTCGGGTCCAGCGCCCGCCCGGGGCCGCCTGCTGCTCTGGACCGACGCCTGGGCCGAGCGCCCCCGTGTCGAGGCCGTGCAGGACGGCCGGGTCGTCGGCACGCGGCGCCTGCCGTGGCCGGCCGCGCCCGGTCGGGTCTTCCGCGTGCCGAGCGCGATCCTCGACGCCGCGCGGCCCGACGGCGGGGACGTCACCCTGCGGCTGGCTTGA
- a CDS encoding glycosyltransferase has translation MSTAVICSMPAEGHVRPLLVVAAELQARGWRVRMLTGARYAPMVRAAGVDFVPLPPEADTLDELGAGDRKRGRDAINSGVEQAFFAPAPLAGRALMAMLEEEPTDVVLHEPTFVGVQALHRLAPAQRPFVAMCGIIPLGLSSRDTPPYGLGITPLRRTLPNRVRNAVLSAVATRVVLRPVHRAADRMLADMGAPGLRGRFFMDILHSADLIAQFTVPAFEFPRSDAPESLRYYGPMTRVERSGLEAPPWFAELGKHRPVVHVTQGTVANTDFGELVRPTVEALADLDVDVVVTTGGRPVAALTEALAGLAPQPGRLHVGEFLPYDKLLPLTDVLVTNGGYGGLHHALQHGVPVVVAGDSEDKVETSARVAWSGAGIRLGTSTPTVAQVRSAVQRILGDPSYARASRAIGDAIATSPGPVGFVDDVEEQVRRRQAAGVA, from the coding sequence GTGTCCACTGCCGTCATCTGCAGCATGCCGGCCGAGGGCCACGTGCGCCCTCTCCTCGTCGTCGCGGCCGAGCTCCAGGCGCGGGGGTGGCGGGTGCGGATGCTGACGGGCGCCCGCTACGCCCCGATGGTGCGCGCGGCGGGGGTCGACTTCGTGCCGCTCCCGCCCGAGGCCGACACCCTCGACGAGCTCGGCGCCGGCGACCGCAAGCGCGGGCGGGACGCCATCAACTCCGGCGTGGAGCAGGCTTTCTTCGCCCCGGCGCCCCTGGCCGGACGGGCCCTGATGGCGATGCTCGAGGAGGAGCCGACCGACGTGGTGCTGCACGAGCCCACCTTCGTGGGCGTGCAGGCCCTGCACCGGTTGGCCCCGGCGCAGCGCCCCTTCGTCGCGATGTGCGGCATCATCCCGCTCGGGCTGTCGAGCCGGGACACGCCGCCCTACGGGCTCGGGATCACCCCCCTCCGCCGCACGCTGCCGAACCGGGTGCGCAACGCCGTGCTCAGCGCGGTCGCGACGCGGGTCGTCCTGCGTCCCGTGCACCGGGCGGCCGACCGGATGCTCGCCGACATGGGAGCCCCGGGCCTGCGCGGCCGGTTCTTCATGGACATCCTGCACAGCGCGGACCTCATCGCCCAGTTCACGGTCCCGGCGTTCGAGTTCCCCCGCAGCGACGCGCCGGAGTCGTTGCGGTACTACGGCCCCATGACCCGCGTCGAGCGCAGCGGGCTGGAGGCGCCACCGTGGTTCGCGGAGCTCGGCAAGCACCGCCCGGTCGTCCACGTCACCCAGGGGACGGTGGCGAACACCGACTTCGGCGAGCTGGTGCGACCGACGGTCGAGGCCCTCGCCGACCTCGACGTGGACGTCGTCGTCACCACCGGTGGTCGCCCGGTCGCCGCGCTCACGGAGGCCCTGGCAGGTCTCGCGCCGCAGCCCGGTCGGCTGCACGTCGGCGAGTTCCTGCCCTACGACAAGCTGCTGCCGCTCACCGATGTGCTGGTGACGAACGGCGGGTACGGCGGGCTCCACCACGCCCTCCAGCACGGTGTCCCGGTCGTGGTGGCGGGTGACTCCGAGGACAAGGTCGAGACCTCGGCCCGCGTCGCCTGGTCGGGAGCCGGGATCCGGCTCGGCACGAGCACGCCCACCGTCGCGCAGGTGCGCTCGGCGGTGCAGCGGATCCTGGGCGACCCGTCGTACGCCCGCGCCAGCCGCGCCATCGGCGACGCCATTGCGACGTCACCCGGGCCGGTGGGGTTCGTCGACGACGTCGAGGAGCAGGTGCGCCGCCGTCAGGCCGCTGGGGTGGCCTGA